A genomic window from Aythya fuligula isolate bAytFul2 chromosome 15, bAytFul2.pri, whole genome shotgun sequence includes:
- the IL21R gene encoding interleukin-21 receptor, producing the protein MRNKLWLKSISFFLLFQYTVYCENLTCFVDYVQTLSCILRNDLSASSYNLTATWVPEDNPEKIVAACSLLQLSRNTSHTQYMCTVDMTELLADIKVQVDVMEIADRRNVTSKGFYMVQNIKPQPPFNLTAVFAEGYNISWETIYQNSFYFLNEELEYQLRYKRRTDTWETQKTKSVHEDKRTLVILPQELQGNTEYEFQVRARPREDSGYSGFWSEWSSPLTLKTSPTAVTQTAGMGWMLLFVVVLVITASITAFLAKHQSLWKKMACIPDPAPFFKPLYLVHNGDFKKWVGTSHTKMTLDFFEWGIVLPEVLEVYSMCPSNSTSQEEMSELKKDLPSKPYMSCLSTPGQDSQSLLSSVNSSSGIQDRSYGHLSIDTVTVADEFTPCKCQCNCNRMYRGHEHTTDEDRAGENGYPKVKIDDEDRKLSSDFHLSDLSTQDKILASGSVSTDHLRTSVPTHQKVERALKQGWEAYLEALCLHPNQWDLENPASLPSPDGESVSYSEVCYDFFPHSARPGDSYPTICLDLDTIDSGFADSDCGSPVDCEFEQNSQTNSGSIPLEQEGEDFPRSYVKQWVSHRSDNPVNGTQ; encoded by the exons ATGAGGAACAAACTATGGCTCAAGagtatttccttcttccttttattccaGTACA CTGTGTATTGTGAAAACCTCACTTGTTTTGTGGACTATGTACAGACCCTGTCCTGTATCCTGAGAAATGACCTGAGTGCCAGCTCATATAACCTTACTGCGACATG GGTTCCTGAGGACAATCCAGAAAAAATTGTGGCTGCCTGCAGTCTCCTGCAATTGTCCAGGAACACCAGCCACACACAGTATATGTGCACTGTGGACATGACTGAACTCCTGGCAGATATCAAAGTGCAGGTGGATGTTATGGAGATAGCTGATAGGCGAAATGTGACTTCCAAAGGCTTTTATATGGTACAGAACA TCAAACCACAGCCTCCTTTCAATCTGACTGCTGTGTTCGCAGAGGGTTATAATATTTCTTGGGAAACTATCTACCAGAACTCTTTCTACTTTTTGAATGAAGAGCTGGAATATCAGCTGCGTTATAAGAGAAGAACTGACACCTGGGAG ACTCAGAAGACTAAATCTGTTCATGAAGATAAACGGACACTGGTGATCCTGCCACAGGAACTTCAGGGAAACACTGAGTATGAGTTCCAAGTGAGAGCCAGACCCCGAGAAGACAGTGGCTACAGTGGATTTTGGAGTGAATGGAGTTCCCCGCTGACACTGAAAACCAGCCCTACCG CAGTGACACAGACAGCAGGCATGGGATGGatgctgttgtttgttgttgtccTGGTAATCACTGCTTCAATCACAGCCTTTCTGGCCAAACATCAGAG cttGTGGAAGAAGATGGCTTGCATCCCAGACCCAGCTCCCTTTTTCAAACCACTTTACCTGGTGCATAATGGAGATTTCAAG AAGTGGGTTGGTACATCCCATACGAAAATGACCCTTGATTTCTTTGAATGGGGAATAGTCCTTCCGGAAGTCCTAGAAGTTTACAGCATGTGTCCTTCCAACAGTACCTCACAAGAGGAGATGAGTGAGCTAAAAAAAGATCTGCCTTCTAAGCCTTATATGTCCTGCCTGAGTACCCCAGGTCAGGATAGCCAGTCCCTGCTGTCTAGTGTGAACAGTAGCAGTGGGATTCAGGACCGGTCATATGGACATTTGTCTATTGACACTGTGACTGTAGCTGATGAATTTACACCTTGTAAATGTCAATGCAACTGTAACCGTATGTATAGGGGACATGAGCATACCACTGATGAAGACAGAGCTGGAGAAAACGGTTACCCCAAGGTTAAGATTGATGATGAAGACAGAAAACTATCCAGTGACTTCCATCTGTCTGACTTGAGTACACAGGACAAAATACTTGCCTCAGGCTCTGTGTCCACAGACCACCTGAGGACAAGTGTCCCAACCCACCAGAAAGTTGAAAGGGCTTTGAAGCAGGGATGGGAAGCATACCTAGAAGCCCTTTGCTTGCATCCTAATCAGTGGGATTTGGAAAATCCAGCTTCTCTACCTTCTCCTGATGGTGAAAGTGTTTCCTACAGTGAAGTCTGCTATGACTTTTTCCCTCACAGTGCAAGGCCTGGTGACAGTTATCCTACAATCTGCCTAGATTTGGACACTATTGACAGTGGCTTTGCAGACTCGGACTGTGGGAGTCCAGTTGACTGTGAATTTGAGCAAAACAGTCAGACCAACAGTGGGTCCATTCCTCTtgagcaggaaggagaggacTTTCCACGGAGCTATGTCAAGCAATGGGTCTCTCATCGCTCTGACAACCCTGTCAATGGGACACAGTAA